Part of the uncultured Desulfobacter sp. genome, GAAGAAATAGCACAAATTGCAAAACAATACGGTGCCGAGGTGCCTTTTATACGACCTGACGAGTTAGCCCAAGATGATAGTCCTGAATGGATGGTCTGGAGACACGCATTGGATTATTTAAATCAAAATGATTCTGAACAAGTGGACGGATTGGTGGTTTTACCCCCGACCGCTCCCTGTCGAAATGAGACAGATATTGAAAATTGTCTGGATGAATATGAAAAAGCTGACTCCGATGTAATAATGACAAATACGGATGCCCATCGAAATCCTTATTATAATATGCTTAAAAAAGATAAAGAGGGGTATGTATCAATCGCAGTCCCTTTTCCAACTACATTGGTTGGAAGACAAAAAGCCCCAATTGTCTTTGACGCAACAACCGTTGCTTATGTTGCAAATCCAACATTTGTTTTACAAAACAACAAAATGTTTGATGGAAAGGTACGAAGCGTTTATGTTCCGCCCGAAAGAGCGCTCGATATTGATACTTTATTCGACTTTAGAATTGCAGAATTTTTACTCAATGAATCAGCAGGAGTCCAAGAGCCATGAATATGAGAACTATACAGAATTTGATAAATCTTGAAGGGCGGAGAGCATTGATTACCGGAGGTGCGGGACATATCGGACATGCAATGGCTGAGGCCATAGCAGAACTGGGAGGAGGCTTGATCCTCGTTGATCTTGCAGGAGCTGATTATCCATTTCTGGACAGGCTAAAAAAGCTGACGGATGATATTGAATGTATAGATTGCGATTTAGAAAAAGAAGATCAACGGACCAAGTTGATGGATAAAATTAAAAGCGATAAAAAGGGGCTCGATATTTTAATTAACAGTGCCGCTTTTGTCGGTACTACAGATTTAAAAGGTTGGGGAACGCCTTTTGAAGAACAGACTGTTGATACATGGCGTCGTGCTGTTGAAGTCAACCTTACTGCATGTTTTGATATAATTAAACAAGCAACTCCTCTACTAAGGGAAAGCAATCATCCATCTGTTATAAATATAGGTTCCACCTATGGTGTTGTCGGTCCTGATTACGCTCTTTATGAAGGCACAACAATGGGAAATGCAGCCGCTTACGCTGCTGCAAAAGGAGGATTAGTCCAATTAACCAGATGGTTGGCTACAACGTTAGCCCCTAAAATACGAATTAATATGATTTCACCAGGGGGTGTTTACCGGAACCAAAATGAGGCATTTGTAAATAGATATGAAGCACGCACGCCACTTGAGAGGATGGCAACTGAGGAGGATTTTAAAGGTATTACGGCTTACCTATCTAGTGACCTGTCCAATTATGTAACAGGACAAAATTTTATGATTGATGGCGGTTGGACTGCCTGGTAAAAAAAGTCGTTTGATTATTTTATCCACCCATGCTCGCGAAAGCTACGTCAGCTCATTGAAAGTCTCTAAAAATTGAAGGAGTCAAATGACTATGATAAATCAGATGAATGCAAAATTTAATGCATCTGTAAAAGAAGTTGAATCCAGAAAACAACTTGCTGAATTATTCAGAGCAAATCCGATCGTTGAAGATGAGTTATTCATGAATTTACCTTTATTTATCAATCGACAAAATTTATCGCAAATTTTATATATCAACGAAATATATCAACAAATTTTAGGCGTGCACGGCAAGATTTTTGAGTTTGGTGTTCGCTGGGGAAGAAATATGGCGCTCTATGAATCTTTGCGTGGAGTATACGAGCCATTTAACCATAATCGTAAAATAGTCGGTTTTGACACATTCGAAGGCTTTCCTTCCGTTGATACAAAAGATGGAGAAGCTGATATCATAAAAAAAAATGCGTTCAAAGTTCCTGATGACTATAAAGAGTATTTAGAAAAAATTCTTGATTATCATGAAACTGAAAGCCCAATCTCACATATTAAAAAATACGAACTCAGAAAAGGCGACGCAAGTGTAGAGGTTGAGAAATATTTAAAAGAAAATCAAGAAACAATTATTGCTCTGGCTTATTTTGATTTTGATATCTATGAGCCCACAAAAAAGTGCCTTGAACTCATCCGTGATCGTCTTACCCAAGGGAGCATTATCGCGTTTGATGAATTAAATTGCATTGATTATCCTGGGGAAACCATCGCTCTACAAGAAGTTTTTGGAATAGGAAAATATAAAATCCGCCATTCCAAATTCAGCCCCACACAATCATACATTGTTTTTTGATTATTCAAGCATCTTCATGTTTCATTTGATTTTCATAATATTCAATTTTAGGGAAAAAAATGATCTTAAACCTCTCTGAAACAGTCCGTGAAAAAGTTGGGCACTCTATTATAATTACCGGTTCCGGTCGAAGCGGGACAACTATTTTAGGAAAATGTGTTCATAGTTTTGATAAAGTTGAATATATTTACGAGCCCCCATTACTTGTTTCTTTAATGCCTTTAATCAATCAAATATCCATGGAACAATGGAGATTACTTTATGAAACATATCTTTATGAAGACTTTTTTTGTAATACTTTCATGGGCAGAAGCATCAATTGCAATAGAATTGATGACAGCTCTATTTATCGTGTAAAATCAGCGGAAGATGTAGAAAGAAGATTGAACTCATCTTTAAGAAAGCTGGAAATCGAAAGATTAACTGCGGAGAGCGTTATCGCATACAAATTCCCAGGTGCCCTGCCATATTTACATAAGGTCACTCAATATTATCCAAATTCTAAAGTCATAATCATTAAACGTAACGCTGTTGAAACTATAAATTCATTAATATCAAAGAAATGGTATTCGGACGATATTTTGAAAGGTAATCTTCATTGGCCGTATCGAATGAAAGACGGCTTTCGTATTCCTTACTGGGTTAGAGAAAATGATGCGTTAAAATGGGTGAATATGTCTGAAGTTGATCGCTGTGCCTACTATTATATCACTGCGAATGAAGATGCCGAGACAATAGAGAAAAAGATTGAAATCCGCTATTCGGAGTTGCTGGATGATCCATTACGTATAATACAGGATCTATCGAAACGATTAAATTTGAATTTCGGTCCGAAAACGAAAGAAATAATCAATGATATAGCACCTACAACAAAAAAAAGAGATTTTTCGATTCTTGATAAAATTTCACCAGATTTAAGGGATAAAGTTCTTTATTATTCTGAACGGTCTTAATCCTTATGGTACAAGAGGATGTGTTCCAGTGAATTACTTTTTCGAAACATTGCGATATGTTGATAGTATAAAAATTTGCATTCATGCTATACTTAATAAAATCGGGGCCCAAGGAGATAAAGCGGGAATCGGAACTATGGAATGCTTCTTTATTGATAGCTCGCCGGTTAATCCCAACTATTTAATTAAAAAAATGATGTCTCTTGCTTGGATTAAAAAGCTGGATTTTACCTATGCAGAAATCCGAGATGACTCCGGAATACTAATGGGCCTGAAAGTACTGTATTTCGATATGCAAACAGTGTTGGACTCAATTCTTTCTGATAAGAAATACAGCTATCTGTTTAAAAAAGATATATCACCATACTTTTTTTTATACCTCAAAAAGGAAATTACCAATACAGTAGTCCCTTATGATGGTGTAGTGCAGCCTTTTTTGTTAACTTTATTAAAAATAAATGTTTGCAAACATATGATCAAAAAACAGCCATCTTCGATCCATAAAAAGAATATTTTTTTTATGGAAAATCGTTTATGGAAAAAAGCGATTGCACAATATGCAAAATACACAGGGATTGAGATAGTTTGGACCAGGCAAAAATTTTCACTATCCCGGTTTATTCGCAAGCAATTGAATGACAATCCCAACATACGGCATAGCCTAAAACTTCTGATCAACAGAAAAAAGGGTATGTCAACCCAGAATGTGGTTAAATCTGCCGTACCGTTAATTTCAATTGAAAGTTTTGGGCATATTAATTTATTTAAAAAAGAACTTTTTTCTGAGCTGTCATTTTTCATTCAATCAGAATTGTGCCATAAGAATCTTTTATTATATTCAAAATTCTCACAACTATCCTCTGAGCAGAGAGAAGAACTCAAGGCGAGTGGAATTAGCTTCATTTCAATGAATCCGAGTGCGGACAAAAAAGCAGAGGTTTTAATCTATTCACCGAACCTAAAAAACAAATTTAAACCAACAAAAATCAATTATAAGCCCACTGAAAAAAGAGAAGCTATATACTTACAGACCCAAGAAAAAAAATATCATTTTTTTAAAAATTACTGGTTTGATTTTTTTTCTAAAACCAATTCAAAAATACATGTAACGCAATTTAGATGGGACAATCAGCATATTCCAATTACTGATGCACTGAACGAACTGGGTGGGATTAGTACCCTGTGGCAAACATCGCACTTTGATCTCGCATCACCGGTTACCTCTGTCTTCGTAGATATATTATTCAGTTTTTCTCTTGAGAATGATTTAGTTGAAAAAGAACAAGGGTCCTCCATCAAATATCATGTTGCCACCGGATATTTGCAAGATTATAGATTTAATTTAGTTAAACCAATGGCTGAGAAGATACGAAAAAAGCTTCGCGCTAACGGGGCGGAAAAAATAATTTCTTTTTTCGACGAGAACTCTACTTTGGATGAAAGATGGTCTCATGGAAACTCATTTGCTTGTAAACAGTATGCTTTTTTATTAGAAAAATTATTAGAGAACCCATGGCTGGGAGTTGTTTTTAAACCTAAAAAACCCCAGACATTACGAGCAAGGCTTCATGAAATTGATGAACTGATTGAAAAAGCTATAGCAACGGGAAGATGCCATTTTTGTATTGATGAGGTTTATGGTTTACCTCCTGCGCTGGGTGCATTTGCCTCTGACATTGCGGTTCATGGAAACATGGCAGCAGGTACAGCGGGAGTAGAAGCGGCTTTATGCGGTGTTCCAACGTTGCTTCTTGATTATGAAAACTGGGAATATAGCCGATTAAACCAACTCGGTAAAAATGAAGTTGTATTCAATAATTGGGAATCTTTATGGCGTTCATTATTATCGCATTGGAATTCCAAGACAGGTATTGCAAATCTCGGTAACTGGCAACCATTGCTAAATCAATTGGATCCCTTTCAGGACGGAAAAGCAGCACAAAGAATGGGAAATTATCTGAAGTGGCTTATACAGGGATATGAACAAGGGTTAAAAAAAGAAACCATATTAAGTGATGCCGCGGAAAGATATTGTAAACGCTGGGGGAAGGATAAGATTTCGGTTTGGTAACATTGCCATATTTTCATAACATCAAAGGGTAACAATTCTCATGGAAAATAATTTATCGCCACGGTTTTGTGATGAAAATTTAGGACTGCATTGGCAGGTCGATGAGACAAAGGATAGTTTCAGACGCTTAAAAAAACATTTGGAATTCAACACGAATTTTAAAAAATATTTTGAAGAGGCCATGAATCGTATTGTTCTCCCGGAAAATGCGATCATCGTCGACATTGGTGCTGGTGTAGGGTGGACCAGTGCGCTCCTTGCGTCCAAACCAAATGTGGATAAAGTATATGTTGTAGAGCCGAGTAAAAATAGATTGAACAAAGTTGAGTTCGTAGCAAATCATTTTAATGCGCCGCAAAAAAAAATAGTTAAAATAGACGGTTCTTTCCAAGATATAAAAATCAAGGAAAAAGTTGATCTGGTGGTAATGACGGGATCTTTTCACCATTGTTGGGATAAAGATCTATATTCTCTGTTTCGTAACATTAAGGACCTACTGAAATCTTCTCCGGGAAAAGGGCGCGTACTGATTGCCAATGAACATTATGTTACTCGTTTTTGGACATTCAAGCAGATGCTTTCATGGATAAAGCATTTTGCCGATCGCTCATCGCTTTATTATGGCCCAGGAAAATGGCGGGCACCTTACCCGTTTGATGGTGAACATTGGAGAAGTAGGAAAGAAATAGAACAAATTTTCAAGCAATACGGATTTTCCTATGACATTTATGTGCACGATGGAGATTTGTGTAAAGATAAATCCAACCTATATCAAAGAGTCGGATGGAAATATTATCACGCAGTCCTATCCTAAACAGAGTCTTGAAATTTGAAGAATCCTGCGACAGAAATGAAAGAGTTAATTGTTTTCCGAACACACAAAGATATAAATTTGTTTTTCAGGTCTTTTGGAAAACAATATTTGATGAAAAAAAACATTATGGTTTTAGCTTGTTCGCTAAGAGCCCAGGCTATATTGTTGCAGCAAGGTGTTCAATATCAAACGACACTTCCCTATTTTGGCCGCAAGGGGCATGAAAGTTGTTTAGCTGCTTCAAATGTTTTGATAAACGCCATACGTCAAAGATTGCGTTTAGGAGAATTAGAGCGAATTGAAAGGGGATATGTCAATACATTTATTTTTCATCTTCGCCGGTTAATTCATTACCTATTATTCTCAGTTGAAGTGTTGCATCAGGCGTTTCAAATAATTGAGCCTGGTAAGATTATTACAGTGGCTCAGAAGAATCAGATTGTTCCTTGGTATCTATCTTTTGATGAAAAAAATATTTGGCAATCCATAGTGTCACAATTCAGTGACAAGCATGCCGTTGTATTTGAGCACATTCCTACAGATAAATTGTGCAAAAAAAAAGCGTTATCTCAAAGAATTAAAGCCGTGCTTAAAAATGAGGTTAGATCTCTTGCCTTTTTCTTGAACCTATTCTTGTATGAAAAATTGAGTCTTAATCGAAAATATCTCCTTTGTGTATCCATGGATTATAACATGGTGGATGTGGTCACGGCTTTCCAAAACGCTTATGACGATGTGGGGGTCGCGTGCCTGAACAACAGCAATTACCTGAAGGATATGCTTTGCTCTTTTAAAAGTCGTGGTCGATTTTTGAATTTCTTGTCTTTACCCGTCTCTTTATCTGCCGGTGAAAAAAAAGATTTTTTGCATTCGCTAAATAAAGATATTCTTAATGTTATCGGATTATTATCAGACAAACAAGGAATAGCCACTTATAGGGCAGTCGATTTATCCTCTTTAATAATCTCATATATGGAGCAATCCTTAGTTCCCATCTTATTAGAACAATACGGTCGGACTCTCAACCTGAATAAGCTGTTGGATCGTTCACATCCAGCCTTGGTATTGTCCCAGTATGCCATTAACAGTTCGGATGATTTAGGCGCTTTGTGTGATAAAAAAAAGATCCCCGCATTGATGATTTCACATGGATCTCATGTTCCGCCCAAGAATGAATTTGAAACCATTGAGTGGCAGGAGCACGGCAGAGGATTAATGAATACCCAGTACCCCTATGTTGCACTTCAGAGTCCCTGGGCACATAAATATCTATCCGTCCTACCCTGTGATTCAACACTGCTTAAAACCGGGCCGTTGCTGTTCGGCAAAAAAATAGACGCTTCAAAAAATAAAACGGATTTAAGGAGACGGATTCTTCCATCCATGGAGAATAAGCATATTCTGCTCCACGCAGGAACGCCCAAATATTCATCGTCGTCAAGATTTTATGTATACGAAACAGCGGACGAATACATCAATAATATCATCGAGTTGATTGGTGCCGTTGAAAAAATTGAAAATGCTTATTTAATTGTACGATTCAGACCTGACAGTAATCTTTCTACACAGGATTTAAGCCGATTATTGCCTCATTCAGACTGCTACAGTATTCATTCCCAGGGGGCTTTTTCGGACTACTTGCTGTTATCAGATCTACTGATCAGTTACTCGTCCACCACCATTGAAGAGGCACTGCAAAATAAAATCCCCGTACTTCAATATGATCCCCAAGGCAAATATCAGCACATACCAGGAGAAGTATTGAAGACAGAAAACGAGATAGCAGTCAACAGTTGCTATTTTATCGGGAATCAAAAAGATTTGAAGAGGGGAATTTCATGGATTATAGACCACCATTTAACAAAGCAAAAAGATCTGGAAGATATTTGGCAGAGACACCGGTTTCCTGAAGAAAAATTGATTGACCTGCCGGCCTTTTTTGCGGATCGGTTTCAAGCCTAACTCTATGGAATAAAAAAATGAATTTAAATATTTTGATAATCGGTGCAGGGATGTATGTATGTGGCAGGGGCACCAACGAATATGGAACCATTTTGCCTGCGCTGTGTGAGTATCAACGTCAAACTAACCCCCTAGGACATATCTTTTTGGCTTCTACTCACTATGGTTCCATTCCCATTGTGGAGAAGAAACTAAACGAATTAAATCTTCGTATGGGAACAAATTTATCGCTGACCTGTTTTCCCCAAGAACCTGGTCAAGATGACAAGGGAAATTATAAAAAAGCCCTGGAGGAAATTCCCAGGCCTGCGGCCGCTATAGTAGTTGTCCCGGATCAGCTTCATGCAAAGATTGCAACGGATTGTTTAAATGCCGGTCTACACACATTGATTGTCAAGCCCATGACGCCAGATCTGGAAAGTGCCAGACAATTAATCGCACTGCAGAAAAAAACAGGGCTCTACGGTGCGGTTGAATTCCATAAGCGTTATGACCGGGCCAACTTAAAATTGAAAGAGGCACTTGCATCCGGAAAATTGGGAGAACCGCTCTATTTTATCGTAGAGTATAGCCAGCGTAAAAGCATTCCGGCTGAAGTATTTACTCCATGGGTGGATCAAACCAACATATTTCAATATTTAGGCGTACATTATGTGGATATCATCTATTTTGTGACCGGAGCCAGACCCAAACGGGCGATGGCAATAGGCCAGTACGGATGGCTCAGGCAAAAAGGGATAGACGGATATGACGCCGTGCACGGGGTGATTGAGTGGGAAACCGCCCAGCACCAACGATTCATATCCATGATCTGCACCAACTGGATCGACCCGGAATCAACTTCGGCCATGTCGGATCAAAAAATCAAAGTAATTGGTACAAAAGGCCGGTATGAGTCGGATCAAAAACACCGGGGCATCACCATCGTGAGTGACGATCATGGGATAGAAGAACCGAATCCTGACTTTTGCTCGGCCTACCCGGCAGGGCCGGATACATTCTCCTATCAGGGGTATGGAATTCAAAGTGTACAAACCTTTATTGAAGACACTATTCAAGTGGAAACCGGTGCGGTTGACATAAGGACGTTGGAGGCACTGCGCCCCTGCTTTAATGATTGCCTGGTATCAACAGCTGTAATTGAAGCAATAAATAACAGCTTGCTGCATCATGGCGAATGGCAGGACATCACATTAAGTGTATAACAGCCATGTGCTGAACTGGCATAGCACCTGCCGGGCACAGACCACAGTGAAAGTTGTACGATCAGAGCAACCTCACTATATGTTCTTATAAAATCAAAGCTGAAAATTTGTGTAACCTTTCAATGTGAAGGAAATCAAAAAAGATGGAACAATCCCAATTGATTGATGCGGACAACATCAAAATATTAATTTCAGAGAGTCTTAAAAAGGAGGGGGTGGATGAGACAGGCGCAAACCATGTGGCGGAAGGTTTGGTGCACGCCTCTTTGAGAGGGGTAGACTCCCACGGCATTCGATTACTCCCACATTATCTAAAAGGATTGAAAGCCGGCCGTATTAATCCGGCCCCGCACTATAAATTTAATAAAAACAGTGCCGCGGCAGGCGTTCTGGATGCAGATGACGCC contains:
- a CDS encoding acylneuraminate cytidylyltransferase family protein, with the translated sequence MTKKNNRYVGLICARGGSKGIPKKNIRNICGKPLIAWSIQLALKIPRISRVLVSTDSEEIAQIAKQYGAEVPFIRPDELAQDDSPEWMVWRHALDYLNQNDSEQVDGLVVLPPTAPCRNETDIENCLDEYEKADSDVIMTNTDAHRNPYYNMLKKDKEGYVSIAVPFPTTLVGRQKAPIVFDATTVAYVANPTFVLQNNKMFDGKVRSVYVPPERALDIDTLFDFRIAEFLLNESAGVQEP
- a CDS encoding SDR family oxidoreductase, translated to MNMRTIQNLINLEGRRALITGGAGHIGHAMAEAIAELGGGLILVDLAGADYPFLDRLKKLTDDIECIDCDLEKEDQRTKLMDKIKSDKKGLDILINSAAFVGTTDLKGWGTPFEEQTVDTWRRAVEVNLTACFDIIKQATPLLRESNHPSVINIGSTYGVVGPDYALYEGTTMGNAAAYAAAKGGLVQLTRWLATTLAPKIRINMISPGGVYRNQNEAFVNRYEARTPLERMATEEDFKGITAYLSSDLSNYVTGQNFMIDGGWTAW
- a CDS encoding TylF/MycF/NovP-related O-methyltransferase, translated to MINQMNAKFNASVKEVESRKQLAELFRANPIVEDELFMNLPLFINRQNLSQILYINEIYQQILGVHGKIFEFGVRWGRNMALYESLRGVYEPFNHNRKIVGFDTFEGFPSVDTKDGEADIIKKNAFKVPDDYKEYLEKILDYHETESPISHIKKYELRKGDASVEVEKYLKENQETIIALAYFDFDIYEPTKKCLELIRDRLTQGSIIAFDELNCIDYPGETIALQEVFGIGKYKIRHSKFSPTQSYIVF
- a CDS encoding sulfotransferase translates to MILNLSETVREKVGHSIIITGSGRSGTTILGKCVHSFDKVEYIYEPPLLVSLMPLINQISMEQWRLLYETYLYEDFFCNTFMGRSINCNRIDDSSIYRVKSAEDVERRLNSSLRKLEIERLTAESVIAYKFPGALPYLHKVTQYYPNSKVIIIKRNAVETINSLISKKWYSDDILKGNLHWPYRMKDGFRIPYWVRENDALKWVNMSEVDRCAYYYITANEDAETIEKKIEIRYSELLDDPLRIIQDLSKRLNLNFGPKTKEIINDIAPTTKKRDFSILDKISPDLRDKVLYYSERS
- a CDS encoding class I SAM-dependent methyltransferase — its product is MENNLSPRFCDENLGLHWQVDETKDSFRRLKKHLEFNTNFKKYFEEAMNRIVLPENAIIVDIGAGVGWTSALLASKPNVDKVYVVEPSKNRLNKVEFVANHFNAPQKKIVKIDGSFQDIKIKEKVDLVVMTGSFHHCWDKDLYSLFRNIKDLLKSSPGKGRVLIANEHYVTRFWTFKQMLSWIKHFADRSSLYYGPGKWRAPYPFDGEHWRSRKEIEQIFKQYGFSYDIYVHDGDLCKDKSNLYQRVGWKYYHAVLS
- a CDS encoding Gfo/Idh/MocA family oxidoreductase, producing MASTHYGSIPIVEKKLNELNLRMGTNLSLTCFPQEPGQDDKGNYKKALEEIPRPAAAIVVVPDQLHAKIATDCLNAGLHTLIVKPMTPDLESARQLIALQKKTGLYGAVEFHKRYDRANLKLKEALASGKLGEPLYFIVEYSQRKSIPAEVFTPWVDQTNIFQYLGVHYVDIIYFVTGARPKRAMAIGQYGWLRQKGIDGYDAVHGVIEWETAQHQRFISMICTNWIDPESTSAMSDQKIKVIGTKGRYESDQKHRGITIVSDDHGIEEPNPDFCSAYPAGPDTFSYQGYGIQSVQTFIEDTIQVETGAVDIRTLEALRPCFNDCLVSTAVIEAINNSLLHHGEWQDITLSV